One genomic segment of Ricinus communis isolate WT05 ecotype wild-type chromosome 5, ASM1957865v1, whole genome shotgun sequence includes these proteins:
- the LOC8265430 gene encoding 60S ribosomal protein L24 — translation MVLKTELCRFSGAKIYPGKGIRFIRSDSQVFLFANSKCKRYFHNRLKPSKLTWTAMYRKQHKKDIAAEAVKKKRRTTKKPYSRSIVGATLEVIQKRRTEKPEVRDAAREAALREIKERIKKTKDEKKAKKAELAAKTKTQSKSNVSRGAAPKGPKLGGGGGKR, via the exons ATGGTTCTCAA GACTGAGCTTTGCCGATTCAGCGGTGCTAAGATTTACCCTGGCAAGGGTATCAGATTTATTCGATCTGATTCTCAg GTTTTCCTCTTCGCCAATTCAAAATGCAAGAGGTACTTCCACAACCGTCTGAAGCCTTCAAAGCTTACCTGGACTGCCATGTATAGGAAACAACACAAGAAG gatattgcTGCTGAGGCTGTTAAGAAGAAGCGCAGAACTACCAAGAAGCCATACTCAAGGTCTATAGTCGGTGCTACCTTGGAGGTTATCCAGAAGAGGAGAACTGAGAAGCCAGAGGTCCGGGATGCTGCTCGTGAAGCTGCTTTACG TGAAATCAAGGAGAGGATCAAGAAAACCAAGGATGAAAAGAAGGCAAAGAAAGCTGAATTGGCCGCCAAGACAAAGACCCAAAGCAAGAGTAATGTGTCTAGAGGTGCTGCACCGAAGGGCCCCAAGCTTGGTGGTGGCGGTGGAAAGCGATGA
- the LOC8265433 gene encoding uncharacterized protein LOC8265433, with translation MAHHLFFNRMVLTIFLIVLSSMQSHAQLSSNFYDNTCPNALSTIRTAIRSAVSRERRMSASLVRLHFHDCFVQGCDGSILLDDTSSMTGEKFARNNNNSVRGFQVIDNAKAQVESICPGIVSCADIVAVAARDASVAVGGPSWTVKLGRRDSTSASQRLADANLPGFTDSLESLISLFERKGLSARDMVALSGAHTIGQARCLTFRGRIYNNASDIDAGFASTRRRQCPANNGNGDGNLAALDLVTPNSFDNNYFRNLIQKKGLLQSDQVLFSGGSTDNIVNEYSRSPSTFSSDFASAMVKMGDIEPLTGSQGEIRRLCNVVNFSGVKKSRFPRLSSPDPSPGQGTVSTIVLANPASISFPLPLTLSRKKKHFARPNDNPTVFHKQNVFDTCKKKKSIKQLGRRRIGNMACRLSVTCLVFAISLMTCLWACQAQLSDESFYNQRCPTALSIIRGGISAAVARELRMAASLIRLHFHDCFVGGCDASILLDDPQGERSSISNANSVRGFEVIEAIKADLERQCPQTVSCADIVAVAARDASVAVSGPTWSVKLGRLDSPTAATAAQADANLPRFDNTLAQLRGFFNPKGFSDREMVALSGAHTFGRAKCFFYRNRVNGNGNNIDAGFARLIRDTVPCPADGSGDENLGDLDALTPETWDNRYFRNLIERKGLLQSDQELYSGGSTNSIVEEYDRDVSIFRSDFASAMVKMADLNPITDPNVGQIRRICSAAN, from the exons ATGgctcatcatttattttttaatcgcATGGTTCTTACTATATTCTTAATTGTTCTCTCAAGCATGCAATCCCATGCACAACTTTCATCAAACTTCTATGATAATACATGTCCTAATGCATTGAGTACCATACGGACAGCCATCAGGTCTGCCGTCTCGCGTGAGCGTAGGATGTCAGCATCTCTCGTTCGCCTTCATTTCCACGATTGTTTTGTTCAG GGTTGTGATGGTTCAATCTTGCTGGACGATACATCTTCAATGACTGGAGAAAAATTTGCACGCAACAATAATAATTCTGTTAGAGGATTCCAAGTCATAGACAATGCAAAGGCGCAAGTCGAAAGCATATGTCCTGGAATAGTTTCTTGCGCTGATATCGTTGCAGTTGCAGCACGGGATGCGTCTGTTGCT GTCGGTGGCCCATCATGGACAGTGAAGCTTGGGAGAAGAGACTCTACCTCTGCAAGCCAAAGACTAGCTGATGCAAACCTTCCTGGATTTACAGATAGTCTGGAAAGTCTAATTTCTCTATTTGAACGCAAGGGTTTAAGTGCAAGAGATATGGTTGCTCTTTCAG GAGCACATACAATTGGGCAAGCTAGATGCCTGACCTTTCGTGGTAGGATTTACAATAATGCAAGTGATATTGATGCTGGCTTTGCAAGTACCCGAAGACGCCAATGTCCGGCTAACAACGGAAACGGAGATGGAAATCTTGCAGCACTTGATTTGGTTACACCTAATTCTTTTGATAACAACTACTTCAGGAATCTTATTCAAAAAAAGGGTCTTCTTCAATCAGATCAGGTACTTTTCAGCGGCGGATCTACAGATAATATTGTTAATGAATATAGCAGGAGCCCGTCAACTTTCAGTTCTGACTTCGCTTCTGCCATGGTAAAGATGGGAGATATAGAGCCTCTAACTGGTTCTCAAGGAGAGATACGGAGGCTTTGCAATGTGGTGAACT TTTCAGGAGTGAAAAAGTCGAGGTTTCCAAGGTTGTCATCCCCTGACCCATCACCAGGACAAGGAACTGTGTCCACTATAGTTCTGGCAAATCCAGCATCAATATCATTTCCATTGCCGTTGACCCTGTCACGGAAGAAAAAGCATTTTGCTCGTCCAAAT GACAATCCCACTGTATTCCACAAGCAAAATGTTTTTGATACAtgtaaaaagaagaaaagcatAAAGCAGTTAGGCAGACGGAGAATAGGAAAT ATGGCTTGTCGTTTATCCGTTACTTGTTTGGTTTTCGCAATATCATTAATGACTTGCTTATGGGCATGTCAAGCACAGCTTTCTGATGAAAGCTTCTATAACCAGAGATGTCCTACTGCCCTGAGCATTATAAGGGGAGGTATTAGTGCAGCTGTTGCGCGTGAGCTGAGAATGGCTGCTTCGCTTATTCGCCTGCATTTCCATGATTGCTTTGTTGGG GGTTGTGATGCCTCAATCTTGCTGGATGATCCACAAGGCGAGAGGAGTTCAATCAGTAATGCCAACTCTGTCAGGGGATTTGAAGTAATTGAGGCTATCAAGGCTGACCTTGAGAGACAATGTCCGCAGACTGTTTCATGTGCTGATATAGTTGCAGTAGCAGCTCGCGATGCATCTGTTGCT GTTAGTGGACCAACATGGTCAGTAAAGCTTGGAAGATTGGACTCCCCCACTGCTGCAACTGCAGCCCAAGCTGATGCCAATCTTCCTCGATTTGATAATACTCTCGCTCAACTTAGGGGATTCTTCAATCCCAAGGGTTTCTCAGACAGAGAAATGGTTGCCCTTTCAG GAGCACATACATTTGGCAGAGCAAAATGTTTTTTCTACCGCAACAGGGTGAACGGCAATGGAAATAATATCGATGCTGGATTTGCTCGTCTGATAAGAGATACAGTTCCTTGTCCAGCTGATGGCTCAGGGGACGAAAACCTTGGCGACCTTGACGCGTTGACTCCTGAAACTTGGGATAATAGATACTTCAGAAATCTTATCGAAAGAAAGGGCCTTCTTCAATCTGACCAGGAACTTTATAGTGGTGGATCAACAAACAGCATTGTCGAAGAGTATGATAGAGATGTTTCAATCTTCAGGTCTGATTTTGCGTCTGCCATGGTAAAGATGGCAGATTTAAACCCAATAACTGATCCTAATGTTGGGCAGATAAGAAGGATTTGCAGTGCTGCTAACTAA
- the LOC8265432 gene encoding lignin-forming anionic peroxidase yields the protein MTSNSSSGFMIFTVFLIISPCLLPCQAQLSDESFYDETCPRALSIIRGRISAAVASELRMAASLIRLHFHDCFVQGCDASILLNDAQGERSSISNANSVRGFEVIEAIKAELEEQCAQTVSCADIVAVAAGDASVAESNFQLVIFKSFLAVSGPTWPVKLGRLDSPTAAPVADADANLPRFDNTLPQLITFFSRKGFNERELVALSGAHTFGRAKCFFFRDRVNGNGNDIDAGFARTIVDTVPCPGDGSGDDNLGNLDFFTPETWDNRYFMNLIENRGLLASDQALHSGGSTDSIVEEYAINGARFRSDFAAAMIKMGDLPPPNGLQGQIRRVCSVPN from the exons ATGACTTCTAATTCATCTTCTGGTTTCATGATTTTCACagtatttcttattatttccCCTTGCTTATTGCCGTGTCAAGCACAGCTTTCTGATGAAAGCTTCTATGACGAGACTTGTCCTCGTGCCCTGAGCATTATAAGGGGACGTATTAGTGCAGCCGTTGCGAGTGAACTCAGAATGGCTGCTTCGCTCATTCGCCTTCATTTCCATGATTGCTTTGTCCAG GGTTGTGATGCATCAATCCTGTTGAATGATGCACAAGGCGAAAGGAGTTCAATCAGTAATGCCAACTCCGTCAGAGGATTTGAAGTCATTGAGGCTATCAAGGCTGAATTAGAGGAGCAATGTGCCCAAACTGTTTCATGTGCTGACATAGTTGCAGTAGCAGCTGGTGATGCATCCGTTGCTGAAAGTAACTTTCAGTTAGTAATCTTCAAATCCTTTTTAGCA GTTAGTGGACCGACTTGGCCAGTGAAGCTTGGAAGATTAGACTCTCCTACAGCTGCACCCGTAGCTGATGCCGATGCCAACCTTCCCCGCTTTGATAATACTCTCCCCCAACTGATAACATTCTTCAGTCGCAAGGGATTTAATGAAAGAGAATTGGTTGCCCTTTCAG GAGCGCATACATTTGGACGAGCAAAATGCTTTTTCTTCCGTGACAGGGTCAACGGCAATGGAAATGATATTGATGCTGGATTTGCCAGAACTATAGTGGACACAGTTCCTTGTCCTGGTGATGGGTCAGGGGATGACAACCTTGGAAACCTCGACTTTTTCACTCCTGAAACTTGGGATAACAGGTACTTCATGAATCTTATTGAAAATAGAGGCCTTCTTGCATCAGACCAGGCACTTCACAGCGGCGGATCCACTGACAGCATCGTTGAAGAGTATGCCATTAACGGAGCAAGGTTCAGGTCTGATTTTGCAGCTGCCATGATAAAGATGGGAGATTTACCCCCTCCAAATGGTTTGCAAGGCCAGATACGAAGGGTCTGCAGTGTTCCTAATTGA
- the LOC8265434 gene encoding lignin-forming anionic peroxidase, whose amino-acid sequence MASHLSFACMILTIFFIPNYSSLCQAQLSSNFYDNTCPNALTTIKSAIDAAIESEQRMAASLIRLHFHDCFVQGCDGSVLLVDTPTFTGEKSARNNANSIRGENVIDDAKAQVESICPGIVSCADILAVAARDASVAAGGPSWTVNLGRRDSTTASLAQANSDLPGFSDPLNRLISLFSDKGLNERDMVALSGAHTIGQAQCVTFRDRIYNNASDIDPDFAATRRGNCPQTGGNGNLAPLDLVTPNNFDNNYYSNLMAKRGLLASDQILFSGGSTDSIVNEYSTDSSSFDSDFAAAMVKMGNISPLTGTQGEIRRLCSAVN is encoded by the exons atggCTTCCCATTTATCTTTTGCTTGCATGATTTTAACGATTTTCTTCATACCTAATTACTCAAGCTTATGTCAAGCACAACTTTCTTCAAACTTCTATGACAATACATGTCCTAATGCGCTTACTACTATTAAATCTGCTATTGATGCAGCAATCGAAAGTGAGCAGAGAATGGCTGCTTCGCTCATTCGTCTTCATTTCCATGATTGCTTTGTGCAG GGTTGTGATGGCTCAGTTTTGCTGGTGGATACTCCCACATTTACTGGGGAGAAATCTGCACGTAACAATGCCAATTCTATCAGAGGAGAAAATGTGATTGATGATGCCAAGGCTCAAGTAGAGAGCATATGTCCTGGAATTGTTTCGTGTGCTGACATTCTTGCAGTTGCAGCTCGTGATGCATCTGTTGCT GCTGGTGGACCATCTTGGACAGTTAATCTTGGAAGAAGGGACTCCACTACTGCAAGCTTAGCCCAAGCTAACAGCGATCTTCCTGGCTTTTCAGACCCCCTAAACAGGCTCATTTCTTTGTTCAGCGACAAAGGATTGAATGAAAGAGATATGGTTGCCCTTTCAG GAGCTCATACTATCGGCCAAGCTCAATGTGTAACATTCCGCGACAGGATATACAACAACGCAAGTGATATCGATCCTGACTTTGCTGCCACAAGAAGAGGCAATTGTCCACAAACTGGTGGCAATGGTAATCTTGCACCACTTGATTTGGTCACacccaataattttgataacAACTACTACAGCAACCTTATGGCAAAAAGAGGGCTTCTTGCGTCAGATCAAATACTTTTCAGTGGCGGATCTACAGACAGCATCGTTAACGAGTACAGCACAGACTCTTCATCTTTCGACTCTGATTTTGCTGCTGCTATGGTAAAGATGGGGAATATAAGTCCCTTAACTGGCACTCAAGGGGAGATTCGAAGGCTTTGCAGTGCTGTTAACTAA